One region of Streptomyces subrutilus genomic DNA includes:
- a CDS encoding LCP family protein, translating to MRHSSVRGEGTTARAAGDTSGGGGADATGSIPPPRGGSRAARRAADRSTRRSRRRVLRWGASVLSLLILVTAAGGYLYYRHLNSSIKTDALNLGETKLGGSKPNSFGQTPLNILLIGSDARDDAANQALGGGTDTFDGPALADVQMLLHLSADRSNMSVVSMPRDTMLMMPKCTEPNGKVHPASKGLVQTNESLQRGGPGCTVAAWTELTKIPIDHFMMIDFKGVVSMADAIGGVPVCVEQNIHSRTRDGKGSGLKLPKGESVIQGETALQWLRTRYGFEDGTDIARTHAQHQYMNSMAREFRKNAKLTNPVKMNSLAQAAIDAMVVDTGLNKIDKLYDLSMELKKVSPGRITMTTMPWVYSTRPGLDGRVEPMPGEAEALFRMVREDIALDGKGSGAPEAGASPSPGAPATPSAPAQPTAAPATSPTSAPASSPAKVAVTVRNATGGKDGAEAKVKLRANDVAALLKGKGFAKATADTQTGAEDTTVVRFATDAQAADAASVATALGLPATAVAKSAEVPGIVLFVGKDWRSGSAPTPPPPAPTVAPTSAHALNGDNDKACMPVQEGFTW from the coding sequence GTGAGGCACAGCAGCGTGCGAGGGGAGGGGACGACCGCCCGGGCCGCCGGGGACACGTCCGGCGGCGGCGGTGCGGACGCGACCGGCTCGATACCCCCGCCGCGGGGCGGCTCCCGGGCCGCCCGGCGGGCCGCCGACCGCTCCACCCGGCGCAGCCGCCGGCGCGTGTTGCGCTGGGGGGCCTCCGTCCTGTCCCTGCTCATACTCGTGACGGCGGCGGGCGGTTACCTCTACTACCGCCACCTGAACAGCAGCATCAAGACGGACGCGCTGAACCTCGGCGAGACCAAACTGGGCGGCTCCAAGCCCAACTCCTTCGGGCAGACCCCGCTGAACATCCTGCTCATCGGCTCGGACGCGCGCGACGACGCGGCGAACCAGGCCCTCGGCGGGGGCACGGACACCTTCGACGGCCCGGCGCTCGCGGACGTGCAGATGCTCCTGCACCTGTCCGCGGACCGCAGCAACATGTCGGTGGTGTCGATGCCCCGCGACACGATGCTGATGATGCCCAAGTGCACCGAGCCGAACGGCAAGGTGCACCCCGCCAGCAAGGGGCTCGTCCAGACGAACGAGTCGCTCCAGCGCGGCGGACCGGGCTGCACGGTCGCCGCCTGGACCGAGCTGACCAAAATCCCCATCGACCACTTCATGATGATCGACTTCAAGGGCGTGGTCTCGATGGCGGACGCCATCGGCGGCGTCCCGGTCTGCGTCGAGCAGAACATCCACTCCCGCACCCGCGACGGCAAGGGCTCCGGCCTGAAGCTGCCGAAGGGCGAGAGCGTCATCCAGGGCGAGACGGCCCTGCAGTGGCTGCGCACCCGCTACGGGTTCGAGGACGGCACCGACATCGCCCGCACCCACGCCCAGCACCAGTACATGAACTCGATGGCCCGCGAGTTCCGCAAGAACGCCAAGCTCACCAACCCGGTGAAGATGAACAGCCTGGCGCAGGCCGCGATCGACGCCATGGTCGTCGACACCGGGCTGAACAAGATCGACAAGCTGTACGACCTCAGCATGGAGCTCAAGAAGGTCTCGCCGGGGCGGATCACCATGACCACCATGCCGTGGGTCTACAGCACGCGGCCCGGCTTGGACGGGCGGGTCGAGCCGATGCCGGGCGAGGCCGAGGCCCTGTTCCGGATGGTCCGCGAGGACATCGCGCTGGACGGGAAGGGCTCGGGGGCCCCGGAGGCGGGGGCCTCCCCCTCGCCGGGCGCCCCCGCGACCCCCTCGGCGCCGGCCCAGCCGACCGCCGCCCCGGCCACCTCTCCGACCAGCGCCCCGGCCTCGTCGCCCGCGAAGGTCGCCGTCACCGTCCGCAACGCCACCGGCGGCAAGGACGGCGCCGAGGCCAAGGTCAAGCTCCGGGCGAACGACGTCGCCGCGCTGCTGAAGGGCAAGGGCTTCGCCAAGGCCACCGCCGACACCCAGACGGGGGCCGAGGACACCACGGTCGTCCGCTTCGCCACCGACGCCCAGGCGGCCGACGCCGCCTCCGTGGCGACCGCCCTCGGTCTGCCCGCCACCGCCGTGGCGAAGTCCGCCGAGGTACCCGGGATCGTGCTGTTCGTCGGCAAGGACTGGCGGAGCGGCAGCGCGCCGACCCCGCCGCCGCCCGCGCCGACCGTGGCCCCCACGTCCGCACACGCCCTCAACGGCGACAACGACAAGGCCTGCATGCCGGTCCAGGAGGGCTTCACCTGGTAG
- a CDS encoding glycosyltransferase family 2 protein, with product MPAQQPAVSVIMPVLNEEHYLRDSVRHILEQEYAGEMEVVIALGPSTDRTDEIAAELVAEDSRVHTVPNPTGRTPAALNAAIKASRHPIVVRVDGHGMLSPDYIATAVRLLEETGAQNVGGIMHAEGQNAWEEAVAAAMTSRIGVGNAPFHTGGRAGPAETVYLGVFRREALEQQGGYNEEFIRAQDWELNFRIREAGGLIWFSPELKVQYRPRRSVRALAKQYKDYGRWRHVVARYHSGSINLRYLAPPTLVCALAAGVVVGAAVTPLGFAVPAGYLAAIAVGSVPAGRGRSLKARAQIPLALATMHLCWGYGFLTSPRSLANKLIATRRPAVHRDPSQV from the coding sequence ATGCCCGCCCAGCAGCCCGCAGTCTCGGTGATCATGCCGGTGCTCAACGAGGAGCACTACCTCCGCGACTCCGTCCGCCACATCCTGGAACAGGAGTACGCGGGCGAGATGGAGGTGGTGATCGCGCTGGGGCCGTCCACGGACCGCACCGACGAGATCGCCGCCGAGCTCGTCGCCGAGGATTCCCGAGTCCACACCGTTCCGAACCCCACGGGCCGGACCCCTGCCGCACTCAACGCCGCCATCAAGGCCTCGCGTCATCCGATCGTGGTACGCGTCGACGGCCACGGCATGCTCTCGCCGGACTACATCGCCACCGCCGTGCGCCTCCTGGAGGAGACCGGTGCGCAGAACGTCGGCGGCATCATGCACGCCGAGGGCCAGAACGCCTGGGAAGAGGCCGTCGCCGCCGCGATGACCTCGCGGATCGGCGTCGGCAACGCGCCGTTCCACACCGGCGGCCGGGCGGGACCGGCCGAGACCGTGTACCTCGGTGTCTTCCGCCGCGAGGCGCTGGAGCAGCAGGGCGGTTACAACGAGGAGTTCATCCGCGCCCAGGACTGGGAGCTGAACTTCCGCATCCGCGAGGCCGGCGGCCTGATCTGGTTCTCCCCGGAGCTGAAGGTCCAGTACCGGCCGCGGCGTTCGGTGCGCGCCCTGGCCAAGCAGTACAAGGACTACGGGCGGTGGCGGCACGTGGTGGCCCGCTACCACTCCGGGTCCATCAACCTGCGCTACCTGGCCCCGCCGACCCTGGTCTGCGCGCTCGCGGCGGGCGTGGTCGTGGGTGCGGCCGTCACCCCGCTCGGCTTCGCCGTCCCGGCCGGCTACCTCGCGGCGATCGCCGTGGGCTCCGTCCCGGCCGGCAGGGGCCGCTCCCTGAAGGCCCGGGCGCAGATCCCCCTGGCCCTGGCCACCATGCACCTGTGCTGGGGCTACGGCTTCCTGACGAGCCCGCGCTCGCTCGCGAACAAGCTCATCGCGACCCGCCGCCCGGCCGTGCACCGGGACCCGTCGCAGGTCTGA
- a CDS encoding LCP family protein → MRIAAGLSVAVLGCGAVGHAVMTGLDTGIERVDPFKDMKNRPQAGHGLNFLLVGTDGREKIGPEEKREYRLGGAPCHCTDTIMLVHLSADRKRASVISLPRDSYAEVPAHHDLVTGKAHKAHPVRLNAAYAEGGPNLTVRTVENMTRVKIDHYLEVDFTSFMKTVDAIGGVDICTAKTMRDPNTGLDLLPGTHRLTGGQALQYVRSRHVDGASDLGRMQRQQRFLAALIKQATNGGVLLNPVKFKQVSSTLLGSVRADRGFGSEQMLALGQAMRDFTPSSSEFASVPVGDPSFRVKSIGSTVKWDEPEAAKLFEAVRQDRPLAPARPGTSGSRPAAVVVDVPPKQVRVQVENGTRIDGLGGRVDAALRATGFDTTGAPGNGAGRDVRRTVITYDPRWDRSARSVAAALPGSELRAVARQGRTVVVIAGSDHRKVVPVRAEDPYPGSSRVLTGDEVTCAAQ, encoded by the coding sequence GTGCGGATCGCGGCCGGGCTGTCGGTGGCGGTGCTGGGCTGCGGGGCCGTCGGGCATGCCGTGATGACCGGGCTGGACACCGGGATCGAGCGGGTGGACCCGTTCAAGGACATGAAGAACCGCCCGCAGGCCGGGCACGGCCTGAACTTCCTGCTGGTGGGCACCGACGGCCGCGAGAAGATCGGTCCGGAGGAGAAGCGCGAGTACCGCCTGGGCGGGGCGCCCTGCCACTGCACCGACACCATCATGCTCGTCCACCTGTCGGCGGACCGGAAGCGGGCGAGCGTGATCAGCCTGCCCCGCGACAGCTACGCGGAGGTGCCCGCGCACCACGACCTCGTCACCGGGAAGGCGCACAAGGCGCACCCGGTGAGGCTGAACGCCGCGTACGCGGAGGGCGGCCCCAACCTGACCGTGCGGACGGTCGAGAACATGACCCGGGTGAAGATCGACCACTACCTGGAGGTCGATTTCACCAGCTTCATGAAGACGGTCGACGCCATCGGCGGGGTCGACATCTGCACCGCCAAGACCATGCGCGACCCGAACACCGGCCTCGACCTGCTGCCCGGCACCCACCGGCTGACCGGTGGGCAGGCCCTGCAGTACGTGCGCTCGCGCCATGTCGACGGAGCCTCCGACCTCGGCCGGATGCAGCGCCAGCAGCGGTTCCTCGCCGCCCTGATCAAGCAGGCGACCAACGGCGGGGTGCTGCTCAACCCGGTCAAGTTCAAGCAGGTCAGCTCCACGCTGCTGGGCTCGGTCCGGGCCGACCGGGGCTTCGGCTCGGAGCAGATGCTCGCGCTCGGGCAGGCGATGCGGGACTTCACCCCCTCCTCCTCCGAGTTCGCCTCCGTGCCCGTCGGCGACCCGTCCTTCCGGGTGAAGAGCATCGGCTCCACCGTGAAGTGGGACGAGCCCGAGGCCGCCAAGCTCTTCGAGGCGGTCCGCCAGGACCGGCCGCTGGCCCCGGCCCGCCCCGGGACCTCCGGCAGCCGGCCCGCGGCCGTAGTGGTGGACGTGCCCCCCAAGCAGGTCCGGGTGCAGGTGGAGAACGGGACCCGGATCGACGGGCTGGGCGGCAGGGTGGACGCGGCCCTGCGCGCCACCGGCTTCGACACCACCGGGGCCCCGGGCAACGGCGCCGGCCGGGACGTCCGGCGCACCGTGATCACGTACGACCCGCGCTGGGACCGCTCCGCCCGCTCGGTGGCGGCCGCGCTGCCGGGCAGCGAGCTGCGGGCGGTGGCGCGGCAGGGCCGGACCGTGGTGGTCATCGCGGGCTCGGACCACCGCAAGGTGGTGCCGGTGCGGGCGGAGGACCCGTACCCGGGCAGCTCCAGGGTGCTGACGGGCGACGAGGTGACCTGCGCGGCGCAGTGA
- a CDS encoding acyl-CoA thioesterase: MTEIPGELPGKPTAASRTTLSHIMTANDTNLLGTVHGGVIMKLVDDAAGAVAGRHSGGPAVTASMDEMAFLAPVRVGDLVHVKAQCNWTGRSSMEIGVRVLAERWNESTPATQVGSAYLVFAAVDADGKPRRVPPVLPQTERDERRYQEAQIRRTHRLARRQAIMALREERAAQGFDD, translated from the coding sequence ATGACAGAGATACCGGGCGAGCTGCCCGGGAAGCCGACCGCGGCCTCCCGTACGACCCTCAGCCACATCATGACGGCCAACGACACCAACCTCCTCGGCACGGTGCACGGCGGCGTGATCATGAAGCTGGTGGACGACGCTGCCGGGGCCGTGGCCGGGCGCCACTCCGGTGGCCCCGCGGTCACCGCGTCCATGGACGAGATGGCCTTCCTCGCCCCCGTGCGGGTCGGCGACCTCGTGCACGTGAAGGCCCAGTGCAACTGGACGGGCCGCTCCTCCATGGAGATCGGCGTACGGGTCCTCGCGGAGCGGTGGAACGAGTCCACCCCCGCCACCCAGGTCGGCAGCGCCTACCTCGTCTTCGCGGCCGTGGACGCCGACGGCAAGCCCCGCCGGGTCCCGCCCGTGCTCCCGCAGACCGAACGCGACGAGCGGCGCTACCAGGAGGCCCAGATCCGCCGCACGCACCGGCTGGCGCGCCGCCAGGCGATCATGGCCCTGCGCGAGGAGCGGGCCGCCCAGGGCTTCGACGACTGA
- a CDS encoding LCP family protein produces MNDWPEGREDGYGRGSAGAQPEGARRMRHVQRQQPPRPAVPPPARRPGPPSPAVPPQQGRGHDTYGGYDSGYNTGQVYGAPAGPGGPGGPSQPPSGPGRPGRTPGAAPDWRKRIKVGSIVLVSALVVTTVSTYFWADSKVRREVDLSKVIERPKEGDCTTYLIVGSDSREGMSDEEKKKLHTGSAEGKRTDSMMILAKCSSGNTMISLPRDSDVEIPSFVGSQSGKKFPAQGRRVKLNAAYAEDGPELLVRTVEHNTGLRIDHYAEIGFAGFANIVDALGGVELDIEEGFKDEKSGADFKAGRQTLNGEQSLAFVRTRYAFAESDLQRTKNQQKFLSALASQAATPSTVLNPFDLYPLLGAGLDTLIVDKDMGLYDMGQMFFAMKGVNGGDGVSMNMPISGQRGGNLVWDKAKVQQLVKQIQNDEKVTVRGQ; encoded by the coding sequence ATGAATGACTGGCCTGAAGGTCGCGAGGACGGGTACGGGCGCGGCAGCGCCGGAGCGCAGCCCGAGGGCGCGCGGCGGATGCGGCACGTCCAGCGGCAGCAGCCCCCGCGCCCGGCGGTGCCCCCGCCCGCCCGGCGGCCCGGACCGCCCTCCCCCGCGGTGCCCCCGCAGCAGGGGCGGGGCCACGACACGTACGGCGGCTACGACAGCGGCTACAACACGGGCCAGGTCTACGGCGCCCCCGCGGGCCCCGGCGGCCCCGGCGGGCCGTCGCAGCCCCCCTCGGGGCCCGGCCGTCCCGGGCGGACGCCCGGGGCCGCCCCGGACTGGCGCAAGCGGATCAAGGTCGGCTCGATCGTGCTGGTCTCCGCGCTGGTGGTGACCACCGTCTCCACCTACTTCTGGGCGGACTCCAAGGTGCGCCGCGAGGTGGACCTGTCCAAGGTCATCGAGCGCCCGAAGGAGGGCGACTGCACGACCTACCTGATCGTGGGCTCCGACAGCCGCGAGGGCATGTCCGACGAGGAGAAGAAGAAACTCCACACGGGCTCGGCCGAGGGCAAGCGCACCGACTCGATGATGATCCTGGCCAAGTGCTCCAGCGGGAACACCATGATCTCGCTGCCGCGCGACTCGGACGTGGAGATCCCGTCCTTCGTCGGCTCCCAGTCGGGCAAGAAGTTCCCGGCGCAGGGCCGCCGGGTCAAGCTCAACGCGGCGTACGCGGAGGACGGCCCCGAGCTGCTGGTGCGGACGGTGGAGCACAACACCGGCCTGCGGATCGACCACTACGCGGAGATCGGCTTCGCCGGCTTCGCGAACATCGTGGACGCGCTGGGCGGGGTGGAGCTGGACATCGAGGAGGGCTTCAAGGACGAGAAGTCGGGCGCCGACTTCAAGGCGGGCCGGCAGACGCTGAACGGCGAGCAGTCGCTGGCCTTCGTACGGACCCGCTACGCCTTCGCCGAGTCGGACCTGCAGCGGACGAAGAACCAGCAGAAGTTCCTGTCGGCGCTGGCGAGCCAGGCGGCGACCCCGTCCACCGTCCTCAACCCCTTCGACCTGTACCCGCTGCTGGGCGCCGGCCTGGACACGCTGATCGTGGACAAGGACATGGGCCTGTACGACATGGGCCAGATGTTCTTCGCCATGAAGGGCGTCAACGGCGGCGACGGCGTGTCGATGAACATGCCGATCTCCGGGCAGCGCGGCGGGAACCTCGTCTGGGACAAGGCGAAGGTGCAGCAGCTGGTGAAGCAGATCCAGAACGACGAGAAGGTCACCGTCCGGGGCCAGTGA